In the genome of Pseudomonas protegens, one region contains:
- the thiO gene encoding glycine oxidase ThiO codes for MVEQQQVLVVGGGVIGLLTAFNLASRGQQVRLVERSELGRESSWAGGGIVSPLYPWRYSPAVTALAHWSQDFYPQLAQQLLSATGIDPEVHTTGLYWLDLEDQAQALEWAQREGRPLSAVDISAVHDGVPVLGAGYQRAIYMANVANVRNPRLVKSLKAALQALPNVRIDEHCAVSGFIREGQRVAGVHSSLGEIRADQVVLCAGAWSGELLASLGLELPVEPVKGQMILYKCAADFLSCMVLAKGRYAIPRRDGHILVGSTLEHEGFDKTPTASALESLKASAVELIPALADAEVFGHWAGLRPGSPEGIPYIGPVPGFAGLWLNCGHYRNGLVLAPASCRLFCDLLLGQAPIIDPTPYAPAGRV; via the coding sequence ATGGTTGAGCAACAGCAAGTGCTGGTGGTGGGCGGCGGCGTGATTGGCCTGCTCACGGCCTTCAATCTGGCGTCCCGGGGCCAGCAGGTACGACTTGTGGAGCGCTCGGAACTGGGGCGTGAGTCGTCCTGGGCCGGTGGCGGGATCGTCTCGCCACTGTATCCCTGGCGCTACAGCCCGGCGGTCACGGCCTTGGCCCACTGGTCCCAGGACTTTTATCCACAGCTGGCGCAGCAACTGTTGAGCGCCACCGGGATCGATCCCGAGGTCCATACCACCGGGCTCTACTGGCTGGACCTCGAAGATCAGGCCCAGGCGCTGGAGTGGGCGCAACGTGAGGGTCGCCCCTTGAGTGCCGTGGATATTTCGGCGGTGCATGACGGGGTGCCAGTGCTGGGCGCCGGCTACCAGCGGGCGATCTACATGGCCAATGTGGCCAATGTGCGTAACCCGCGCCTGGTCAAATCCCTCAAGGCGGCCTTGCAGGCCTTGCCCAATGTGCGGATTGACGAGCACTGCGCGGTCAGTGGTTTTATCCGCGAAGGCCAGCGCGTGGCAGGGGTGCATAGCTCGCTCGGAGAGATTCGCGCCGATCAGGTGGTGCTTTGCGCCGGTGCCTGGAGTGGCGAGTTGCTCGCAAGCCTGGGGCTGGAGCTGCCCGTGGAGCCGGTCAAAGGGCAGATGATCCTCTACAAGTGCGCCGCCGATTTCCTGTCCTGCATGGTTCTGGCCAAGGGGCGTTATGCCATCCCTCGCCGTGACGGTCATATCCTGGTGGGCAGCACCCTGGAGCATGAAGGCTTCGACAAGACCCCAACCGCCTCGGCATTGGAAAGCCTCAAGGCCTCGGCCGTCGAGCTGATCCCGGCCTTGGCGGATGCCGAGGTGTTCGGGCATTGGGCCGGGCTGCGACCCGGCTCACCCGAGGGGATTCCCTACATCGGACCGGTTCCCGGGTTTGCCGGCCTGTGGCTCAACTGCGGGCATTACCGCAACGGTCTGGTGCTGGCACCGGCTTCCTGCCGGTTGTTCTGCGACCTGCTGCTGGGGCAGGCGCCGATTATCGATCCGACGCCTTATGCCCCGGCAGGGCGGGTCTAG
- a CDS encoding sigma-54 dependent transcriptional regulator, with translation MNPQHRALVVDETREIRSVLEITLGRMRLHTQSARSLQEARSHLAREHFDLCLTDLHLPDGSGLELLQHIRRHHPQLPVALLSHEAGAPTSALNGGTCDLLPKPLDLKRLRDWVATALKRQHACAATHASEQLPGDSPPMVMLRRHIAKLAASLAPVYISGESGSGKERVARLIHQSGPRGAQPFVPVNCGAIPNELMESEFFGHRKGSFSGALMDQPGLFRAAHGGTLFLDEIADLPLVMQVKLLRALQEKSVRPVGTQQEQAVDVRILCATHKDLKSEVQAGRFRQDLFYRLNVIELRVPALRERRDDIGLLARHILQRLATTSDRPALELRPQALQALERYDFPGNVRELENLLERALALCESPWIEVADLNLPAPEPDDELAPGPLPHLDLARHLQQVERQLLLQTLEQTRWNRTEAARRLSLSLRSMRYRMKKLGLD, from the coding sequence ATGAATCCACAGCACAGAGCGCTGGTGGTCGATGAGACCAGGGAAATCCGCTCCGTGCTGGAGATCACCCTGGGCCGCATGCGTCTGCACACCCAAAGCGCCCGCAGCCTGCAGGAAGCCCGCAGCCACCTGGCCCGGGAGCATTTCGACCTGTGCCTGACCGATCTGCATCTGCCGGACGGCAGCGGCCTGGAACTGCTGCAGCATATCCGCCGGCACCATCCCCAACTGCCGGTGGCCCTGCTCAGCCACGAGGCCGGCGCGCCAACCAGCGCCCTGAATGGTGGAACCTGCGACCTATTGCCAAAGCCTCTGGACCTCAAGCGCCTGCGGGACTGGGTGGCCACAGCTCTGAAACGACAACACGCCTGTGCTGCAACTCACGCCTCTGAGCAGTTGCCGGGGGATTCGCCGCCCATGGTCATGCTGCGCCGGCACATCGCCAAACTGGCCGCCAGCCTCGCCCCGGTCTATATCAGCGGCGAGTCCGGCAGCGGCAAGGAACGCGTCGCCCGATTGATCCACCAGTCCGGGCCCAGAGGCGCGCAGCCCTTTGTCCCGGTCAACTGCGGGGCGATTCCCAACGAACTGATGGAGAGCGAGTTTTTCGGTCACCGCAAGGGCAGCTTCAGCGGCGCGCTGATGGATCAGCCCGGACTGTTCCGGGCCGCTCATGGCGGCACCCTGTTCCTCGACGAGATCGCCGACCTGCCGCTGGTCATGCAGGTGAAACTGCTGCGAGCCCTGCAGGAAAAGTCGGTGCGTCCAGTGGGCACTCAGCAAGAACAGGCGGTGGATGTGCGAATCCTCTGCGCGACCCACAAGGATCTGAAAAGCGAGGTGCAAGCCGGACGCTTCCGCCAGGACCTGTTTTATCGGCTGAATGTCATCGAGTTGCGGGTTCCCGCCCTGCGCGAGCGTCGGGACGACATCGGGCTACTGGCGCGGCACATCCTCCAGCGTCTGGCCACCACCAGTGACCGGCCGGCCCTAGAGTTGCGCCCGCAAGCGCTGCAAGCCCTGGAGCGCTACGACTTTCCCGGCAATGTGCGTGAGCTGGAGAACCTGCTGGAGCGGGCCCTGGCCCTTTGCGAGAGTCCGTGGATCGAGGTGGCGGACCTGAATTTACCGGCCCCCGAACCCGACGACGAGCTCGCGCCCGGGCCCCTCCCCCACCTCGATCTGGCGCGGCATCTGCAGCAGGTGGAGCGCCAGTTGCTGCTGCAGACCCTGGAGCAAACCCGCTGGAACCGCACGGAGGCGGCCCGGCGGTTGAGCCTGTCGCTGCGCTCAATGCGCTATCGCATGAAGAAGCTCGGACTGGACTAG
- a CDS encoding PP0621 family protein encodes MLRLLFWIALIAAAVWFWRKFKRPAATPRSPNEPATTPMVRCAHCGVHLPQDRALSLSQQWYCSQAHLEQGPARQDR; translated from the coding sequence ATGCTTCGTCTACTGTTCTGGATCGCCCTGATTGCCGCTGCGGTATGGTTCTGGCGCAAGTTCAAGCGCCCAGCGGCCACACCCCGCAGTCCCAACGAACCGGCCACTACCCCGATGGTGCGCTGTGCCCATTGCGGAGTGCACCTGCCTCAGGATCGAGCGCTGAGCCTGTCGCAACAGTGGTACTGCAGCCAGGCACATCTGGAACAAGGCCCCGCTCGCCAGGACCGCTGA
- a CDS encoding outer membrane protein assembly factor BamD yields MQVKHLLLIAILALTAACSSKEVVDENLSEVELYQQAQTDLDNHSYTSATAKLKALESRYPFGRYADQAQLELIYANYKNAEPEAAKSAAERFIRLHPQHPNVDYAYYLKGLTSFDQDVGLLARFLPLDMTKRDPGAARDSYNEFAQLTSRFPNSRYAPDAKQRMIYLRNLLAAYEIHVADYYLTRQAYVAAANRGRYVVENFQETPSVGDGLAVMTEAYQRLHLDELAATSLETLKLNYPNHPSLVDGQFVPRVAEADNRSWLSKATLGLIESRPPLPPGETRANQDVMKQYQDAKDAIPSELKPKDSNGDAVEEEKHEAAGNNSDRSWFSYMTFGVFD; encoded by the coding sequence ATGCAAGTGAAACACCTGCTGCTGATCGCCATCCTCGCACTGACCGCTGCTTGCTCATCGAAGGAAGTCGTTGACGAAAACCTGAGCGAAGTCGAGTTGTACCAGCAGGCGCAGACCGACCTGGACAACCACAGCTATACCAGCGCCACCGCCAAGCTCAAGGCCCTGGAATCGCGCTATCCCTTTGGTCGCTACGCCGATCAGGCACAGCTCGAGCTGATCTACGCCAACTACAAGAATGCCGAGCCCGAGGCCGCCAAGTCCGCCGCCGAGCGCTTCATTCGCCTGCATCCCCAACACCCGAACGTCGACTACGCCTACTACCTCAAGGGCCTGACCTCGTTCGACCAGGACGTCGGCCTGCTGGCGCGCTTCCTGCCTCTGGACATGACCAAGCGTGACCCGGGTGCCGCCCGCGACTCCTACAACGAGTTCGCCCAGCTCACCAGCCGCTTCCCCAACAGCCGCTACGCCCCGGACGCCAAGCAGCGCATGATCTACCTGCGCAACCTGCTGGCCGCCTACGAAATCCACGTGGCCGACTACTACCTGACCCGTCAGGCCTATGTCGCCGCTGCCAACCGTGGCCGCTACGTCGTGGAAAACTTCCAGGAAACCCCTTCCGTGGGTGATGGCCTGGCGGTGATGACCGAAGCCTACCAGCGCCTGCATCTGGACGAGCTGGCCGCCACCAGCCTGGAAACCCTCAAGCTCAACTACCCGAACCACCCAAGCCTGGTGGACGGTCAGTTCGTACCGCGCGTGGCTGAAGCCGACAACCGCTCGTGGCTGAGCAAGGCCACCCTGGGCCTGATCGAGTCCCGTCCACCGCTGCCGCCGGGAGAAACCCGCGCCAACCAGGACGTGATGAAGCAGTACCAGGACGCCAAGGACGCGATCCCGTCGGAGCTCAAGCCTAAAGACAGCAACGGCGATGCGGTCGAGGAAGAAAAGCACGAGGCCGCTGGCAACAACAGCGACCGCTCCTGGTTCAGCTACATGACCTTCGGCGTGTTCGACTGA
- the rluD gene encoding 23S rRNA pseudouridine(1911/1915/1917) synthase RluD produces MSDKIELRAEVPSELGGQRLDQVAAQLFAEHSRSRLSAWIKDGRLTVDGAVIRPRDIVHGGAVLELTAEQEAQGEWIAQDIELDIVYEDDDILVINKPAGLVVHPAAGHADGTLLNALLHHVPDIINVPRAGIVHRLDKDTTGLMVVAKTIQAQTQLVAQLQSRSVSRIYECIVIGVVTAGGKINAPIGRHGQQRQRMAVMEGGKQAVSHYRVLERFRSHTHVRVKLETGRTHQIRVHMAHINFPLVGDPAYGGRFRIPPAASQTMVESLKNFPRQALHARFLELDHPTTGERMSWESPLPDDFVWLLSLLKQDREAFVG; encoded by the coding sequence ATGTCCGATAAAATTGAACTTCGCGCAGAGGTGCCGTCCGAACTGGGCGGTCAACGCCTCGATCAAGTCGCCGCCCAACTATTCGCTGAGCATTCGCGCTCGCGCCTTTCCGCCTGGATCAAAGACGGCCGCCTGACTGTGGACGGAGCGGTGATCCGCCCGCGGGACATCGTGCACGGCGGTGCCGTACTCGAGCTGACCGCCGAGCAGGAGGCCCAGGGCGAGTGGATCGCCCAGGACATCGAGCTGGACATCGTCTACGAGGACGACGACATCCTGGTGATCAACAAGCCCGCGGGCCTGGTGGTGCACCCGGCTGCCGGCCATGCTGATGGCACCTTGCTCAATGCTTTGCTGCATCACGTTCCCGACATTATCAATGTGCCTCGGGCCGGTATCGTCCATCGCCTGGACAAGGACACCACCGGCCTGATGGTGGTGGCCAAGACCATCCAGGCGCAGACCCAGCTGGTCGCCCAGCTGCAGAGCCGCAGCGTCAGCCGCATCTATGAATGCATCGTGATTGGCGTAGTGACCGCCGGCGGCAAGATCAACGCGCCCATCGGTCGTCACGGCCAGCAGCGCCAGCGCATGGCGGTGATGGAAGGCGGCAAGCAGGCCGTCAGCCACTATCGGGTACTGGAGCGTTTCCGTTCCCACACCCACGTGCGGGTCAAGCTGGAAACCGGTCGTACCCACCAGATCCGCGTGCACATGGCCCATATCAACTTCCCGTTGGTGGGCGATCCGGCCTATGGCGGTCGTTTCCGCATTCCGCCGGCAGCCAGCCAGACCATGGTCGAGTCGCTGAAAAACTTCCCGCGCCAGGCCCTGCATGCCCGTTTCCTGGAGCTGGACCATCCGACCACCGGTGAACGCATGAGCTGGGAGTCGCCGTTGCCGGATGACTTCGTCTGGTTGTTGTCGCTGCTCAAGCAAGACCGTGAGGCGTTTGTCGGATGA
- the pgeF gene encoding peptidoglycan editing factor PgeF: protein MSDWLMPDWPAPAGVKACVTTRSGGVSLAPFDSLNLGDHVEDQPEAVAENRRRLTARFDIAPAWLQQVHGIAVAHADPSVVATADASWSATPGIACAVMTADCLPALFCNRSGTRVAAAHAGWRGLAAGVLEATLDSLDAAPAEVLVWLGPAIGPERFEVGAEVREAFVSQLAATEQAFVPSVNAGRFMADIYQLARLRLAARGVTAVYGGGYCTVTDPRFFSYRRSPRTGRFASLIWLER from the coding sequence ATGAGTGACTGGCTGATGCCTGACTGGCCCGCGCCGGCCGGGGTCAAAGCCTGTGTCACCACCCGCAGCGGCGGCGTCAGCCTGGCGCCGTTCGACAGCCTCAATCTGGGCGATCACGTTGAAGACCAACCTGAAGCGGTGGCCGAAAACCGGCGGCGCCTGACCGCGCGTTTCGATATTGCGCCGGCCTGGTTGCAACAGGTGCATGGGATAGCCGTGGCCCACGCTGATCCTTCGGTGGTGGCGACGGCCGATGCCAGTTGGTCCGCCACTCCGGGCATCGCCTGTGCGGTGATGACGGCCGACTGTCTGCCGGCGCTGTTCTGCAACCGAAGCGGAACCCGGGTTGCGGCGGCTCACGCCGGTTGGCGCGGGCTGGCGGCCGGTGTGCTGGAAGCCACCCTCGACAGCCTGGATGCTGCACCCGCCGAGGTGCTGGTATGGCTGGGCCCTGCTATTGGCCCTGAGCGTTTTGAGGTCGGGGCGGAAGTGCGCGAAGCCTTCGTCAGCCAGTTGGCGGCCACCGAGCAAGCCTTTGTGCCGAGCGTCAATGCCGGCCGCTTCATGGCCGACATCTACCAGCTGGCGCGCCTGCGCCTGGCGGCCCGTGGAGTGACGGCGGTCTATGGTGGCGGCTACTGCACCGTGACCGATCCACGCTTCTTCTCTTACCGACGCAGTCCGCGTACCGGACGTTTTGCCTCCCTTATCTGGCTTGAGCGCTAG
- the clpB gene encoding ATP-dependent chaperone ClpB: protein MRIDRLTSKLQLALSDSQSLAVGLDHPAIEPAHLMQALLEQQGGSIKPLLMQVGFDVNSLRKELSKELDKLPKIQNPTGDVNMSQDLARLLNQADRLAQQKGDQFISSELVLLAAMDENSKLGKLLLGQGVSKKALENAINNLRGGEAVNDANVEESRQALDKYTVDLTKRAEEGKLDPVIGRDDEIRRTIQVLQRRTKNNPVLIGEPGVGKTAIAEGLAQRIINGEVPDGLKGKRLLSLDMGALIAGAKYRGEFEERLKSLLNELSKQEGQIILFIDELHTMVGAGKGEGSMDAGNMLKPALARGELHCVGATTLNEYRQYIEKDAALERRFQKVLVDEPSEEDTIAILRGLKERYEVHHKVAITDGAIIAAAKLSHRYITDRQLPDKAIDLIDEAASRIRMEIDSKPEVLDRLERRLIQLKVESQALKKEDDEAAIKRLEKLQEEIVRLEREYADLEEVWTSEKAEVQGSAQIQQKIEQSRQELEAARRKGDLNRMAELQYGVIPDLERSLQMVDQHGHSENQLLRSKVTEEEIAEVVSKWTGIPVSKMLEGERDKLLKMESLLHQRVIGQNEAVVAVSNAVRRSRAGLSDPNRPSGSFMFLGPTGVGKTELCKALAEFLFDTEEAMVRIDMSEFMEKHSVARLIGAPPGYVGYEEGGYLTEAVRRKPYSVILLDEVEKAHPDVFNILLQVLEDGRLTDSHGRTVDFRNTVIVMTSNLGSAQIQELVGDREAQRAAVMDAVSTHFRPEFINRVDEVVIFEPLARDQIAGITQIQLGRLRSRLAERDLSLVLSDEALDKLIAVGYDPVYGARPLKRAIQRWIENPLAQLILSGGFLPGATVTASVQDDEIVFA from the coding sequence ATGCGTATAGACCGATTAACCAGCAAGCTTCAGCTGGCCTTATCCGATTCACAATCTCTGGCGGTTGGCCTGGATCATCCGGCCATCGAGCCAGCGCACCTGATGCAGGCTCTGCTTGAACAGCAGGGCGGTTCGATCAAGCCCTTACTGATGCAAGTGGGCTTCGACGTCAACAGCCTGCGCAAGGAATTGAGCAAAGAGCTCGATAAACTGCCGAAAATCCAGAACCCCACGGGCGACGTCAACATGTCCCAGGATCTGGCGCGCCTGCTCAACCAGGCCGATCGCCTGGCGCAGCAGAAAGGCGATCAGTTCATTTCCAGTGAACTGGTGCTGCTGGCGGCCATGGATGAAAACAGCAAGCTCGGCAAACTGCTGCTGGGCCAGGGCGTGAGCAAGAAGGCCCTGGAGAACGCCATCAACAACCTGCGCGGCGGCGAGGCGGTCAATGACGCCAACGTCGAAGAGTCGCGTCAGGCCCTGGACAAATACACCGTGGACCTGACCAAGCGCGCCGAAGAAGGCAAGCTCGATCCGGTGATTGGCCGTGACGACGAAATTCGCCGGACCATCCAGGTGCTGCAGCGTCGTACCAAGAACAACCCGGTGCTGATTGGTGAGCCTGGCGTCGGCAAGACCGCCATCGCCGAAGGCCTGGCCCAGCGGATCATCAATGGTGAAGTGCCCGATGGCCTGAAAGGCAAGCGTCTGCTGTCCCTGGACATGGGGGCACTGATTGCTGGTGCCAAGTACCGTGGCGAGTTCGAAGAGCGCCTGAAATCCCTGCTCAATGAACTGTCGAAACAGGAAGGTCAGATCATTCTGTTCATCGACGAGCTGCATACCATGGTCGGCGCCGGTAAGGGCGAAGGCTCCATGGATGCGGGCAACATGCTCAAGCCGGCATTGGCCCGTGGTGAGTTGCACTGCGTAGGTGCGACCACGCTCAACGAGTACCGCCAATATATAGAGAAGGATGCGGCCCTCGAACGGCGCTTCCAGAAAGTGCTGGTGGACGAGCCGAGCGAGGAAGACACCATCGCCATCCTGCGTGGCCTGAAAGAGCGCTACGAGGTGCACCACAAGGTGGCGATCACCGACGGCGCGATCATCGCCGCGGCCAAGCTCAGCCATCGTTACATCACCGATCGGCAACTGCCGGACAAGGCCATCGACCTGATCGACGAGGCCGCCAGCCGTATCCGCATGGAGATCGACTCCAAGCCGGAAGTGCTGGACCGTCTGGAGCGGCGTCTGATTCAGCTCAAGGTTGAATCCCAGGCCCTGAAGAAAGAAGACGATGAGGCGGCGATCAAGCGCCTGGAAAAACTCCAGGAAGAGATTGTCCGCCTGGAGCGTGAATACGCTGACCTGGAAGAAGTCTGGACCTCGGAGAAAGCCGAAGTGCAGGGTTCCGCACAGATCCAGCAGAAGATCGAGCAGTCGCGTCAGGAGCTGGAAGCGGCTCGACGCAAAGGCGATCTCAATCGCATGGCCGAGTTGCAGTACGGGGTGATCCCCGATCTGGAGCGCAGCCTGCAGATGGTCGATCAGCACGGCCACAGTGAGAACCAGTTGCTGCGCAGCAAGGTCACCGAGGAAGAAATTGCCGAAGTGGTGTCCAAGTGGACCGGCATCCCGGTGTCGAAAATGCTCGAAGGCGAGCGCGACAAGCTGTTGAAGATGGAAAGCCTGCTGCATCAACGGGTGATCGGTCAGAACGAAGCCGTGGTGGCGGTATCCAACGCGGTACGCCGCTCTCGGGCCGGTTTGTCCGACCCGAATCGTCCCAGCGGCTCGTTCATGTTCCTCGGCCCAACCGGTGTGGGTAAGACCGAACTGTGCAAGGCTCTGGCGGAATTCCTCTTCGACACCGAAGAGGCCATGGTGCGGATCGATATGTCCGAGTTCATGGAGAAACATTCCGTGGCTCGCCTGATCGGTGCGCCACCGGGCTATGTCGGTTATGAAGAGGGCGGCTACCTGACCGAAGCCGTGCGTCGCAAGCCGTACTCGGTGATCCTGCTGGACGAAGTCGAGAAGGCGCACCCGGATGTGTTCAACATCCTGCTGCAGGTGCTGGAAGATGGTCGCCTGACGGACAGCCACGGCCGTACCGTGGACTTCCGCAACACGGTGATTGTCATGACGTCCAACCTGGGCTCGGCACAGATCCAGGAACTGGTGGGCGATCGTGAGGCACAGCGGGCAGCGGTGATGGACGCGGTGTCCACCCACTTCCGGCCGGAATTCATCAACCGGGTCGACGAAGTGGTGATCTTCGAGCCTTTGGCACGGGATCAGATTGCTGGCATCACGCAGATCCAGCTGGGTCGCCTGCGCAGTCGTCTGGCGGAGCGCGACCTGAGCCTGGTATTGAGCGACGAGGCCTTGGACAAGCTGATCGCCGTGGGTTACGACCCGGTGTATGGCGCGCGGCCGTTGAAGCGGGCGATTCAGCGCTGGATCGAAAACCCGTTGGCCCAGTTGATTCTGTCCGGTGGTTTCTTGCCGGGCGCTACAGTCACCGCCTCGGTGCAGGACGACGAAATCGTCTTTGCCTGA